GTTGCGGCGAACTTCGATCTCTTCTTCGCTCGCTTCAGTATCCGACGAGAAGGCGTCTTTCAGCAGCGCTTTTTCCTTGGCCTTGCGGTCCTTGGCCTTGGCCTTGTCCGCAGCCTTCAGTTCGGCGCGCTCGACCGCATTCAATGCGGCGACTTCGTCGTTTTCGGGCGTGAATTCCTTGGGCTTGCGACCGCGCCGGCCGGGTACCTTGACGGCCGGCAGCACGTAGCCCGACGTGTCGATCGCGGCAAGTGCTTCCGCGTCGGTCGTCTGGCTCACAGGCGCAACACCCGCGACGCGGGCTTCCGCCTTGTCTTGAGAATTGTCCGCCTTGGCGGACATCCTGGTGGATTTGGTAGCCACTTTGGTTTCGGGTTTCTTGGTTGGCACAGGCGCTTTCGAAGTCACGACGACTACTTTACTAGGTTAAAGATAAAGTTTTGTTACCCGTATTTCTTACCCGCATCTATTACGACACTTTTGCCGCGCTAACTGAAACTCCAGGCCCGCTCTGAGACGAAAAAGCGTTTCAAAGCTTGCAATAGTTAGCGTTTTATTATAGCACGCACCCCCATATTTTCCAGTCAAGAACACCCGTGTCGCCACGGGCACACTTCAGGCAAATTTCGCTGGGGTTTCGTTGGCGGCTTCCCGCATCAAGAGGTCCTGCTGTGCTGTGATTTCGCGATAGCGGGCACTTACCTGATCTGGGGTCAGCCCAGAAGAAAACAACTGGTTCAACTCCTGTTTTAAGACATCCATCTTGATTTGCCGCACAGCACTAGTGAGCCAGACGCGATCCTGTTCAATATCCGATTCGGGTTCCGACGCGATCTCCGCGATCAGGTGGTCATACTCGGTGCTGGACTCCTTCAATTGCTGGGACAACGCGGCGAAGCTGGCGTTCGCGCCCAGGGCCTGGGCTTGTGCGATCAGCCAGCGCAACCGGTCCGCCGGCTCGGCGCCGAAGTGGTCGAAAGCGCGCAGCGCGCCCTCGTCCAGGCCCAGGGCCAGCGAGGGATGGCCCACCAGCATGCGCATGATCTGCAGCTCCAGCCCGACCGGCTCCGGCCGGCCCTGGCGCGGCGGCGCCTTGCGCGCAACCGACACTGGCTTGGACAATTCGAACAAGGCCTCGATCTCCGCCGGCGTCGACTGGGTCATGCTGGCCAGACCGCGCACGATCTGCAGGCGCAGCGCGGTCGGGGCCATCGCCTGCAGCAGCGGCTTGGCCTCGAACTGGGCATGCGCCCTGCCCTCCGGCGTGTCGAGCTCGTGCTCCTGCGTCACTTCGCGCAGCAGGAAGGAGGACAGCGGCATCGCCTCGTCGATCTCGCGGGCGAAGGCGTCGCCGCCGAATTCGCGCACATAGCTGTCCGGGTCATGTTCCTGCGGCAAGAACAGGAACTTGATGGTCTTGTCGTCCGACACCTGCGGCAGGCAGGCTTCGAGCGCGCGGCGGGCGGCGCGGCGGCCGGCCTTGTCGCCGTCGAAGCTGAAGATCACATTGTCGGTCTGGCGCAGCAGCTTTTGCACGTGGGTGCTGGTGCAGGCCGTGCCGAGCGTCGCCACCGCCTGCGGGAAGCCGAGCTGGGCGAGGGCGACCACATCCATATAGCCTTCCGTCACCAGCACATAGCCGGCGTCGCGGATCGGCTGGCGCGCCTCGAACAGGCCGTACAGTTCCTGTCCCTTATTGAACAGCGGGGTTTCCGGCGAGTTCAGGTATTTCGGTTCGCCGCCATCCATCACGCGGCCGCCGAAGCCGATCACCTGGCCCTTGGTGTTCCGGATCGGGAACATCACGCGCTCGCGGAAGCGGTCGTAGCGTTTCTTGTTGCCGCCATCCTCGTCGACCTTGTCGATGACGAGGCCGGACTCGACCAGCGCAAGCGCGTCGTAGTCCTTGAAGACCGAGCGCAGGTTGTCCCAGCCAGGAGGTGCGTAACCCATGCCGAAGCGCGCCGCCACCTCGCCCGTCAGGCCGCGGCCCTTCAGGTAGGCGATCGCATTCGGCGCCTGGCGCAGCTGGGCGCGGTAGAAGTCGCAGGCTTGCTGCAGCGCCTCGGTCAGCGCCATCGACTGGGCCTGCTGGGCGGCGCGCTGGGCCGGCGGGATCTTGTCGTCGTCGTTCGGCACGACCATGCCGACGCCCTGGGCCAGGTCCTTGACCGCGTCGACGAAGCCCATGCCCGAGTATTCGATCAGGAAGCCGATGGCGGTGCCGTGCGCGCCGCAGCCGAAGCAGTGATAGAACTGCTTGGTCGGGCTCACCGTGAAGCTGGGCGACTTTTCATTGTGAAAAGGGCACAGGCCCATGTAGTTGGCGCCGCCCTTCTTCAGCTGGACGTAGCGGCCAACCACATCGACGATATCAATGCGGTTGAGCAGATCGGTAATGAATGATTGCGGAATCACGTTGATAATTACAGTGTTTGTCTAAACTCAGACTATACCGCAGCGCCGGCTAGCAATTGATTTGTAGCAAGGCAACAGGGCATTGCCTTCCTAAATCTGGCTCAAGCGCCCGCCAGCGCTTTCTTCACTTGTGCCGACACGGCCGTCATGTCGGCGCGGCCAGCCAGCTTGGGTTTCAGGATGCCCATGACCTTGCCCATGTCCTGCGGACCGGCGGCGCCGGAAGCGGCGACCGCAGCCTGCACTTCGGCCACGATTTCCTCGTCCGACAGGCCGGCCGGCATGTAGGTCGACAGCACAGCCAGTTCCTTCTTTTCGATATCGGCCAGGTCCTGGCGGCCGCCGGCTTCGAACTGGGTGATCGAATCCTTGCGCTGCTTGATCATCTTCTCGACCACGGCGGTGACCTGGGCATCATCCAGCTCGATGCGCTCGTCCACTTCCTTGCGCTTGATCTCGGCAAGAACGAGGCGGATCGTGGCCAGGCGCTCGCTTTCTTTGGCGCGCATGGCGTTTTTCATGTCATCGGTCAGTTGTGCTTTCAAGCTCATGGATTCTCCGCGATAGGTTTTTGAAAAGGGAAAAAGGCAAAACCCGCTGCGGTATCGACCGGAGCGGGCTTCGACATATTCAGGCCTCGAAAGCCGGGACTGGCACAGGCCGTCACCGGATCAGGCAGCTGAACGGAATTAGTACAGCTTCTTCGGCAGCTGCTGGCTGCGGATACGCTTGTAGTGACGCTTCACGGCGGCGGCCAGCTTGCGCTTGCGCTCTGCAGTCGGCTTCTCGTAGAACTCGCGTGCGCGCAGTTCGGTCAGCAGACCGGTTTTTTCGATAGTGCGCTTGAAGCGACGCATAGCGACTTCGAACGGCTCGTTTTCTTTAAGGCGGATAGTGGTCATGTAAAAATGAAACCGTTGGATTTAGGGAAGAACGAAATTCTAACAGCTTTTCAAGAGCTGTGGTAGGTTTTCTCATCCTGGTCCGGCCATGTGCCGGAATTGCCACAACGAGAAAATCATTCGATGGCGGAGCCTGCCGCAACACCCGAAGCCCAGGCCCACTGGAAGTTATAACCGCCCAGCCAGCCCGTCACGTCGACCGTCTCGCCGATGAAATACAGGCCCGGTACTTTATTCGCCATCATGGTCTGCTGCGACAGCTCGCGCGTGTCCACGCCGCCCATGGTCACCTCGGCCTTTTTATAGCCTTCCGAGCCGGTCGGCACGATGGCCCAGCGGTTGATGGCGTCGCCCAGCTTGCGCAGCCTGGCGTCGGCCATGTCCGGCAGGCGCGCGTCCGGCGCGAAACCGTTCGCGGCCAACAAGCCTTCGGCCAGGCGGGCCGGCAGCCATTGCGACAGGATATTGCCGAGCTGCTTTTTCACGCTGGCCTTGGAAGCGATCAGCTCCTCGGCCACGTCCAGTTCCGGCAGCAGGTTCAGCACGATGGGCGCGCCCGGCTGCCAGTAGCTGGAGATCTGCAGGATCGCCGGACCGGACAGGCCGCGGTGGGTGAACAGCAGGTCTTCACGGAAGTAGCCATACCTGGCCCCCTTCCCTTTCTTCGCCCCCGTCTCGACGTCGACCTCGAGCGCAATCCCCGCCAGCGGCACGAAGGGCTGCCAGCCGGGGCCGTCGAAGGTCAGCGGCACCAGGCCCGGGCGCGGCTCGATCAGGTTCAGGTCGAAGCGCTTGGCGATGCGGTAGCCGAGGTCGGTGGCGCCGATCTTCGGGATCGACAGGCCCCCGGTGGCCACGACCACATTGGCGGCCTCGATGGCGCCGCCGTCGGTGCCGACCACAAAACCGCCGTCCAGCTTTTCCACGCCAGTCACCTTGCACGGCATGCGCCACTCCACGCCCCCGGCATCGCATTCCGCCTTCAGCATGCGAATGATCTGTTCCGAGGAATCGTCGCAGAACAGCTGGCCGCGGTGCTTCTCGTGGTACGCGATGCGGTGTTTCTTCACCAGCGCCAGGAAATCCTGGGCCGTGTAGCGCGACAGCGCGCTGCGGCAGAAGTGCGGGTTCTCCGAGATGAAGTTCTGCCAGCCGGCATTAATGTTGGTGAAGTTGCAGCGGCCGCCGCCGGAGATGCGGATCTTTTCGGCCAGCTTCGCCGCATGGTCGACCAGCACCACGCGCTTGCCGCGCTGGGCCGCTACCGCCGCGCACATCATGCCGGCCGCGCCCGCGCCGATCACCGCTACATCGTATCGTCTTGCCATGCCCATCGTCCCGCCGCGCTTTTGACGCGCACAAAAGACGAGATTGTATCAGTCGCGGATAGCCGGATTCATGCGCAGCCCACGCGCCACCCGCACGCAATGCGCCACCTGGGCCGCGATCGGCGGCGGCACCGGCTGTTCGCCGCGCAGGGCGCGCAGGATCCAGTCGGCGGTGGCGGGCGCGTCGCGCCCTTCCGGGGCCGGGGCCAGCTCGTCGGTCGGGGCGTCGCGCTCGGCCAGCAGGGTCTGTTCGCCGGCGTGGAACCAGTCGATCTGCTGGGCGCGGTTGGCATTCGCCACGGTCTCGCCTTCGGTGCCGCGCATCAGGAAAGCCTCGCCGCGCCCGGCCGGCGCCGCTTTCCTGAAGTACTCGGTGAGCATTGCCAGGTACTCGGGGTGGGTATAGGACACCAGGCGCAGCGCCGGTCCCTCGAAAGGCTGCAGGATCTTGACCAGGGTGTGGGTCGAATTCCGCACCCCGAGGATACGGCGCAGCGACAACTGCCCGGCCAGCTTCGGCGCCAGCGTCTCGATCGGCATGAAGCAGGGCTTGCGATCCGCAAAGGCGTCGAGCATGTCGGCGGTGGAGCCGGTGGGGCCAATGCCCATCTCGGCCAGGATCTCGGCCGTGGTGACGCGCCCCGGATCCTGCTGCACGCCGTGGATCAGCACCGGCACGCCTTCGCGCGCCAGCAGCAGGGCCAGCAGCGGCGTCAGGTTGGCCAGCTTGCGCGAGCCGTTGTAGCTGGGGATGAGCACCGGCGCGTAGTCGCCCGGCGGCGATGGCAGCGGCGCGAACGCGCTTTCCGCGGCATCCATGAAGCCGGCGATCTCGTCCACCGACTCTCCCTTGATGCGCATGGCCAGCAGGATTGCGCCCATCTCGAGGTCGGACACGCGTCCGTCCAGCATGGCTGCGTACAGCGCTCGCGCATCGTCGCGCGTCATGCTGCGTGCGCCCTTCACGCCGCGGCCGATCTCCTTGATGAAGCGGGCCGCCTGGAAGGGTTCGTGATCATGGTCGTGGGGCGTTTGCATGACGACAGCATACCGTCATTTTTTATACATTGCAGTGCAACATCGGCGTTTTCGGGCTAGACTGGTCCTCCCCTTCGGAAAATACGCTGAAAAAAACGTCTAGCCATGCTGATCACGCCCGATATCGAAAACACCAACGTCTCTGCGTTCGCGACCATGCCGTCCCCTAGCGAACTGCATCAGAAACTGCCGCTGACCGACAAGGCCTTCACCACCGTGATGAAAGGCCGCGAAACGCTGCGCAACATCCTCGACCGCAAGGACAAGCGCCTGTTCGTGGTCGTCGGCCCCTGCTCGATCCACGACCCGGTTGCCGGCCTGGATTACGCGCGCCGCCTGAAGGCGCTGCAGGCCGAAGTCGCCGACACCATGGTGCTGGTGATGCGCGTGTACTTCGAGAAGCCGCGCACCACCACCGGCTGGAAGGGCTATATCAATGATCCGTTCATGGACGACTCCTTCCGTGTCGACGTCGGCATGGAGCGCGCGCGCCAGTTCCTGCTCGACGTCTGCGAACTCGGCCTGCCGACCGCTACCGAGGCGCTGGATCCGATCTCGCCGCAATACCTGGGCGATTTGATCGCCTGGACCGCAATCGGCGCCAGGACCACCGAATCGCAGACCCACCGCGAGATGTCGTCCGGCCTGTCGACCCCGGTCGGCTTCAAGAACGGCACCGACGGTGACATCGAGATCGCGATCAACGCCGTGCTGTCCTCGTCCAGCCCGCACTCTTTCCTGGGCATCAACAGCCAGGGGACGGTCTCGATCGTGCGTACCAGCGGCAACGCCTACGGCCACGTGGTGCTGCGCGGCGGCGGCGGCCGTCCGAACTACGATTCGGTGTCGGTCGCGATCGCCGAGCAGGCGCTGAAGAAGGCCAAGCTGCCGGCCAACCTGGTGGTCGACTGCTCGCACGCCAACAGCTACAAGAAGCCGGAACTGCAGCCGCTGGTCATGTCGGACGTGATCCAGCAGATCAGGCACGGCAACAAGTCGCTGGTGGGCGTGATGATCGAATCGAACATCGTCAGCGGCAACCAGCCGATTCCGGCAGACCTGTCGCAGCTGAAGTACGGCTGCTCGGTCACCGACGGCTGCATCGGCTGGGAAGATACGGAAGCGATGCTGCGCAGCGCCCACAAGGAACTGCTGCAGCGGCCGTAGGGTGGGCACCCCGTGCCCACGCGTGACGTTCGCATCACGTTGGCTCCGCGCGTGGGCTCGAAGGGCCCACGCTACGTTACAATGGCGGATTCCGCTTTTCCTGTTCCGCTATTCCCATGATTGTCCTCGGCGTCGAATCCTCCTGCGATGAAACCGGTTTCGCTCTGTACGATACGGAGCGCGGCCTGCTGTCCCATGCCCTGCACTCGCAGGTCGCGATGCACGAGGAGTACGGCGGCGTGGTGCCGGAACTGGCCTCGCGCGACCACATCCGACGCGCCCTGCCGCTGCTCGAGCAGGTGCTGGCCAAGGCCGCGCTGCCGAAGGAGCGCATCGACGCCATCGCCTATACCCAGGGCCCGGGCCTGGCCGGCGCGCTGCTGGTCGGTTCTTCGGTGGCCTGCAGCCTGGCGCTGGCGCTCGACAAGCCGGTGCTCGGCGTGCACCACCTGGAGGGTCACCTGCTGTCGCCGCTGCTCGCCAGCGAGCGCCCGGAATTCCCCTTCGTCGCCCTGCTGGTCTCGGGCGGCCATACCCAGCTGATGCGGGTCGACGGCGTAGGCCGCTACACCTTGCTGGGCGAGACCCTGGACGATGCCGCCGGCGAAGCCTTCGACAAGTCGGCCAAGCTGCTGGGCCTGGGCTATCCGGGCGGGCCGGCCATTTCCCGCCTGGCCGAGTTCGGCGATCCGGACGCGTATAAACTGCCGCGCCCGATGCTGCACTCGAAGGACTTCAACTTCAGCTTCTCGGGCCTGAAGACGGCCGTGCTGACGGTGGTGAAGAACCATGAGGCCGGGATCGCCAACATCTGCGAACAGGACAAGGCCAACATCGCGCGCGGCTTCGTCGATGCGATCGTCGACGTGCTGACCGCCAAGTGCGTGTCCGCGCTCAAGCACACCGGCCTGAAGCGCCTGGTGATCGCCGGCGGCGTCGGCGCGAACCGCCAGCTGCGCGCCTCCCTGAACGCGGCGGCCGCGAAGAAGAAGTTCAAGGTCTACTATCCGGAACTCGAATTCTGCACCGACAACGGCGCCATGATCGCCTTTGCCGGCGCCCTGCGCCTGGAGGCCAATCCGCAGGCCGCGACCCACGATTACGCGTTCAACGTGCGGCCGCGCTGGCCCCTGGACGAGATCGAACCGGCCTGACATCCTGAACTTGCAAGCCTGATATCGATCCTACGGTGTGACCGCTTTCTCCTGAAGGATGGCAAACTCTGTAAGCTGAGTTTTACGGAGGTATCGCATGCGCGTAGTCAGTTGGAATATTCACTGGGGCTGTGGGAAGGACGGGCGCATCCGGATCCACGCCATCATCGATGTGTTGCGAAAGCTGAATCCGGACGTGATCTGCCTGCAGGAAGTGGCGGCCAATCACCCCGAACTCGAAGGCAGCGCCACCGCCTCCCAGTTCAAGCAGCTCGGCGGCGCACTCGGCGGCTACCACATGATCGAACAGGCGCCGAGCGAAATCTACCGTAACAACCTGCCTCGCCAGTTCGGCAATATCCTGCTGTCAAAGTACCGCATCACCCAGGCCCAGCGCCACATGCTGCCATGGCCGGCCGCGCCGGAATATCCGGCCGGCATGCCGCGCGGGATGATCGAAACCGTGCTCGACGCGCCCGGCGGCAAGCTGCGCCTGCTGACCACCCACCTCGAGTACCATTCGCCGCCGCAGCGCCGCGCGCAGCTCATGCGCATTCGCGAACTGCATGCCGAAGCCTGCGCCCGCGCCGCCATCTACCAGCCGGAACCCGAGCTCGAGCCGCCCTTCCAGCTGGGCTTCCGGCCCGGCACCGCGATCTACTGCGGCGACTTCAATTTCACGCCCGACTCCGACGACTACCGCGCGCTGCTGGCGCCGCCCGAGGATGGCGCCTTGGCCCTGGTAGACGCCTGGACGGTTCGCCACGGCGGCATGGCGCGCGCGCCGACCGCCGGGCTGCATGGCTATCCCTGGCCCGACCGCGCCGCGTGTTACGACTACTTTTTCGTGACCGAGGATTTGGCGCCGCGCGTGGCGGAAGTCAAGGTGCAGTCCGAGACTGCCGCCTCGGACCACCAGCCGGTCGTGCTGGATCTGGCTTAGACCGTCTCTTCCTGCCCGGCGAGCTGGCGCAGGGCCTGCTCGAACACCTCGGGTGGCTGGCCGCCCGAGATCAGGTGGCGTTCGTTGATGACGATCGCCGGCACCGAGCGGATGCCGGCGCGCTGCCAGTAGTATTCGCGCTGGCGCACCTCGTCGGCGTAGGTGTTCGAGTCGAGCACGGCGCGCGCCTGCTCCTGGTCGAGCCCGGCCTCGCCGGCGACCCGCACCAGCAGTTCGTGCGAGCTCGGATCTTCGCCCCTGGTGAAATAGGCTTCGAACAGCTTTTCCTTCAGTGCGCGCTGCTGGTCCTGGCCCAGGCCTTCGGCCCAGTGCAGCAGACGGTGCGCGTCGAAGGTGTTGTAGATGCGTCCACGCTTGCTCATGTCGAAGGTGAAGCCGACGTCTTCGCCGCGCTGGCGGATCATCTCGCGCGACTGCTCCTGCTGGGCCGGCGTCGATCCGTATTTTTCGGTGATGTGTTCGAAGATGTCCTGCCCCTCGGGGCTCATGCCCGGGTTCAGTTCGAACGGCTGGAAATGGATGTCCGCCTGCACTTCGCCGGCGACGCGCTCGAGCGCCTGGTCCAGCGATTTCAGGCCGATCGCGCACCAGGGGCACGATACATCCGACACGAAATCAATTCTCATTTTCTTGCTCACGACTCACCACCTTCCTGGAATTGGCGCCGCAACCACGCGGCGTTTGGCATATGGTGACACATCGAGAGAAAGCAGGCAGCGCGGGTACGGAAACCCCGCCCTCTGACCAAAGACAAACCGGGGTCAGACTCCGATTTTTGGAAATGACTAACGAGACATTGCCAAAATTTGGAGTCTGACCCCGGTTTAAGCCAGGTCAGATGGCGGCTTACTTTTTCTTGACCGCCTGCTTGGTGCCGGCGGCCTTGCTGCCGATGCGCGACTCCTTGCCGGCCAGCAGGTTGGCGATGTTCTTGCCGTGGCGGATCAGCAGCAGCGCGCTCATGATGATCACGGCGAACAGGATCTCGTTGGCGCCGAACAGCAGGCCGTAGTAGAACGGCGCGAAGATCGCCGCCACCAGGGCCGCCAGCGAGGAATAGCGGAAGGCATAGGCCACCACCAGCCAGGTCACGAGCGTCGCCAGGCCCAGCCAGACGTTCAGGCCCAGCAGCACGCCGAGCGCGGTGGCCACGCCCTTGCCGCCGACGAAGCGGAAGAATACCGGCCACAGGTGGCCGGCGAACACGGCGATCGCCACCAGGGCGATACCGCCGTCCTCGAGCCCGAAACGGTCGCCGAAGTGCACCGCCAGCCAGACCGGCAGCCAGCCCTTGATGCAGTCGCCCAGCAGGGTGGCGATGGCCGCCTTCTTGCTGCCGCTGCGCAGCACATTGGTCGCGCCCGGGTTTTTCGATCCGTAAGTGCGCGGGTCGGACAGGCCGAAGGCGCGGCTCATCACGACCGCGAAGGAAATCGAGCCGATCAGGTAGGCTGCGATGGTGAAAACAATGGTGTAAATGCTCGAACTGTCCATGCGGTCTCTTTCTATTCATCCCGTGCCGGTCAGGCCGGCGCGTGGAATATACACCATCGGCTGAGCCCGACGCTAATTCAGGGCCTAATTCAGCGCCTAATCGGCCAGCGCGCACTGCACCGGCCGGGCCTTCAGCACGTCGACCAGCACGGCCGGGTCGATGCCGACCAGGAAGCCGCGCCGGCCGCCGTTGATGTAGATCTTCGGCAGGGCCAGGATGCTTTCCTCGACGTACACCGGCATCGCCTTGCGCACCCCGAACGGCGAGGTGCCGCCGACCAGGTAGCCGGAATGGCGCTGCGCCACCTCCGGCTTGCACGGCTCGACCGACTTGCATGGAATGGCGCGCGCCAGATTCTTGGTCGAGACCTTGCAGTCGCCGTGCATCAGGACGATCAGCGGGCGCGCCGCCTCGTCCTGCATCACCAGGGTCTTCACGACCGCATGTTCGGACACGCCCAGTGCGCGCGACGACACCGCCGTGCCGCCATGCTCTTCATACTCGTAGGGATGCTCGGAAAAGACCACGCCGTGCTTGCGCAGGAACTGCGTTGCCGGGGTCTCTGAAATGTGCTCTTTCTTGGCCATGCGTGTTACGCTAAAAGCAAACGGAGGAGTTGCTTATTATGCAGCAAGAAATTCGCTTTGCCACCTTCAACGTCTGCAACCTGGCGCCGCCGGGCGCCAAGCTCTACGAGAACCTGGAACCCAGCACCCCGGAAGAGTACGAAGCGAAGATTGCCTGGACAGCGCACCAGATCGACATGCTCGGCGCCGACGTGATCGGTTTCCAGGAGGTGTTTTCGCAGGCCGCGCTGGCGGAAGCGCTGTCGCGCACCCGCCGCTACCGCGAAGCGATCCACGTCGGCTTCGACCCCGATCCGGGCGCCGACAAGCTGACCCCCAGCGTCTCCCTGGTTTCGCGCCTGCCGCTGGCGGACGCACCCGAATCCTTCCCCTACTTCCCGCCCGGGATCGCGATGCCGCCCGGGAACCGGGACCCGGAACGCTTTACCCGCGCGCCCCTGCACGCGGCGATCGAGGTGCGCCCCGGCCTGACGGTCGACGTCGTGGTCGTGCACCTGAAGTCGCGCCGTCCCGACTACCGCGCCAACGACAGCGGCGACGACCCGCAGCTGTTCGCGCTGGCCTCGCTGCGCTCGCTGATCCGGCGCGGCACCGAGGCCGCCGCCCTGCGCGTGATCCTCTCGAAGATGGGCCGCGAGAACCGCCGCCCGCGGGTGGTGCTGGGCGACTTCAACGACGTCGCCGACGCCGTCACCACCGGCATCGTGCTGGGCATCGGCGGCCCCAGCGGCGAGCGCCTGTACGACGCCTGCCAGCTGCAGCGCCGCCAGGACCGCCTGCGCCACGTCGGTTTTTCCAATCTGCACGAAGGCCAGTACACGACCATCGACCACATCCTGGTGTCCGAGGAGTTCAATGCCGAGCTGCCGGGCGCGCTGGGCGAGATCGCCGACGTGGTCTACCTGAACGACCACCTCGACCTCGGCCTGCCGGAAGCCTCCGACCACGGCCAGGTGCTGGCGCGCCTGCGCCTGTTCGATGCGCCGGGGGAGACCGAATTCTCGGCCACCAAGCCGGGCGGCCCCTATGTTCCGCCCTACGGCG
This window of the Massilia sp. WG5 genome carries:
- a CDS encoding endonuclease/exonuclease/phosphatase family protein; this encodes MQQEIRFATFNVCNLAPPGAKLYENLEPSTPEEYEAKIAWTAHQIDMLGADVIGFQEVFSQAALAEALSRTRRYREAIHVGFDPDPGADKLTPSVSLVSRLPLADAPESFPYFPPGIAMPPGNRDPERFTRAPLHAAIEVRPGLTVDVVVVHLKSRRPDYRANDSGDDPQLFALASLRSLIRRGTEAAALRVILSKMGRENRRPRVVLGDFNDVADAVTTGIVLGIGGPSGERLYDACQLQRRQDRLRHVGFSNLHEGQYTTIDHILVSEEFNAELPGALGEIADVVYLNDHLDLGLPEASDHGQVLARLRLFDAPGETEFSATKPGGPYVPPYGDA